The DNA window gagttacattttaaatacacgGCCGCGAATATCCGTTGATTTTCACGGCTAAGTTgcttaatcaaattaatataccTCGTAACTGAATTACCAccaaaataataacaacctACCCACCGGCCTACTATTTATGAACCTAATATCAGCTAATAGAAATTAATTCCATCCCCGGATGATATCTAATTACAAGCAACATACATCAGTGAATTCAAGTAGGTTCTTTATCgagaaacataatatatttttttgtttgaaacaaacgaaatactgcttattgctttttattgtaagtaatgTACTGCCATGTGATATTAGATTATTAATGTGTATACCCAGAAAAGAAGTCAAAATTCAAATCGAAACACTTTtaatttgtcataaaaataagcattttatGTTCATTAATGTATCTAGACTGTAtgcaaaacataaaatgtaGATGTATAAATTTTCTCTTACTTCCTACAATATACACCAAGCCCAAAAAAGATTTCATATCATACCCACAGTTCGCTTTGAAGTTCCATaacctcaaaaatataatatttgcagGAATTCGATTTATGTTTACCGTGTGTCTACCAACGGGGGAAGCGCCGCCGCCGTGTTAACATAGGCTAACGGGTCCGGACAATGCTTTCCACACGGCTTGCACAGATAAACTTCGGAATGGTCTCAGTACCCAGTCACACAAATATAAACTCACATCCGCTAATATCATGGACCAAAATCGTATGCGACCATTTCTCCACCCGAATAATCATTCATGTAAATGGCATGCCTCGGAACCAACATTACGTAGTTTGCCCTCAATACGAGAGGCAAGTCAGGATGAATAGATTAAAGGATTTAAATAAcgcataatttaaatgtattttagtacTAGCCTTCGAACCAAATTACGAGTACCCACATATAAGAATTCAGTTCAAAAAATGCTTTGCAAGTaatgtagtagtagtagtagtgtAGTACTGACACGTTTTCCAGAAAGTCCAGGCTGACAATAATGAAATGACAGGCCAACTTACAGAAATATTCGCGGTACGCGTGACAGTTCGTGCAATACACACGTCCCCGCTTCGACGGGCCCGCTTCGTCATTGCTGaaatatttcgttaaaaaacATTCGGCGTCCATATAACCGCGAAATTTTATTACCCGCTACTTTCGGTTCGCAGATTCATTCTCGCTTTGCTATGTCAGGCGTTTTATTTGCTTAGCTGTACGTTAAAACCTTTAGCTATTGTTATGATGATCGAAATTTTTGTACagataaaatacaatagaaGACGGATACAtgatgattaaaaatgtttgcgTGCGTTTAATGATTTAACTAAAATCATTAGTAGTAGTTTGAGGAGAAGTCTTCAAACACAAAAGGTCTTATCTCCGTAGCTTAAGCATCTAATTAACGTCCGCGCACAACACGTTTTTGAGCGTTGTGTTGTTTAAAACCGGGTCATAAAATGAAAGCTAGTCAGTTGGTATCGCGGCGTGGGTGACGATGGACTTCAACAACAAAGTTATCGTGATCACCGGCGCGAGTTCCGGCATTGGCGCAGCTGCCGCCCTATTGTACGCCAAGCAGTCTGCCAAAGTTGTCTTAGTTGGGAGAAATGAAGAATCTTTGAACAAAGTTGCGAAACAATGTGAAGATACAAAAGGATTTAAACCTCTAGTTATCAAGGCGGAGTTGGCTAACGACAATGATGTACAAAGTATTGTCTCAAAGACAATCGAAGAATTTGGCCATATCGATGTCCTGGTGAACAACGCTGGAGTTGGGACCCGAGGCAGTATTTTCGACGGTGTGGAGTTACTTGACCGAGCCATCGCAACTAATTTGCGTGCAGTGTACCATCTGACAAGTTTAGCAGCACCACATCTCATCAAAACAAAGGGGAACATTGTCAATGTTTCAAGCGTGGCAGCTTTACGGCCGATCAAGGACGTGGATTACTTGCCATACTGTGTTTCAAAAGCGGCTCTCGACCAATTTACGAGATGTGTTGCTTTGGAGCTGGGACGGCACGGCGTGCGAGTGAACTCTGTCAACCCGGGCGGTACCCGGACTCCATTTGCCGAAACAGCTGGATTTTCTAAACAAGAAGTTTCCGAGTTATACAAAAACCGTAACGAGTCCTATCCGCTTGGCAAAATGGCGGAAAGTGAGGAGGTCGCTGACCTGATTCTTTATCTATCGAGCGATCGCGCGCGCAGTATCACGGGTAGTATTTACGTTATAGATAACGGCGAAATATTGGTgtgatgttatttattatgcacAAGTTCCaagctaatatttatttaaaattggccGTGTTTGCCTTCATTGTTGTGTAAACAGGCGTAGCTTCATAGTAGTAGCTGGTACGTGTGTGAAAATACATTACTACGTCGTATACGGGATGTGACAtcacaagtaaataaaaacggTCTTCTAAGGCTTACACACGACAAACTATttcctgattttattttacttactacaaaaataaactaacctTTGTAAGCAGGCCATATACTACGGCGAACAAGAACGTAGTACGTGTAAGAAAGGATATAGGGGCTAAAGCTAACATAAAC is part of the Trichoplusia ni isolate ovarian cell line Hi5 chromosome 7, tn1, whole genome shotgun sequence genome and encodes:
- the LOC113496126 gene encoding uncharacterized protein LOC113496126, whose product is MDFNNKVIVITGASSGIGAAAALLYAKQSAKVVLVGRNEESLNKVAKQCEDTKGFKPLVIKAELANDNDVQSIVSKTIEEFGHIDVLVNNAGVGTRGSIFDGVELLDRAIATNLRAVYHLTSLAAPHLIKTKGNIVNVSSVAALRPIKDVDYLPYCVSKAALDQFTRCVALELGRHGVRVNSVNPGGTRTPFAETAGFSKQEVSELYKNRNESYPLGKMAESEEVADLILYLSSDRARSITGSIYVIDNGEILV